Genomic window (Fodinibius salicampi):
GGACCTTCCCTGGGTAATTGAGCAACAGATTGAGTTTTTTGTCTATGATTACAATCGATTAAAACGTGTGATAGAAGTAGCTGAAAAGATAGATGAAAAAGCCCATATTCATCTGGAGTTGGAAACAGGTGGCAATCGTACCGGTCTGAAAGAAGATCAGTTGGATGCGGTTATCAAACAGATTAAAAAGCATTCAGACCAACTTATACTGGAAGGAGTTTGCACCCATTACGCAGGTATAGAGTCGCTTTCTAATCAATCTCGTATTCAACAGCAGCTAAAAAAGTTTGGGGGAATGGTCGATTATATCCAATCATCAGGTATTAATCCAAGGCTGCAGCATACGGCTTGTTCGGCGGCAGCGCTTGCTTTTCCGGAGACGGTTATGGATTTAGTTAGGATTGGTACTGCACAGTACGGGCTGTGGCCAAGTCCGGATATTTATAATCTGCATTTGTTGGAGGAAAACAAGGTATCGGATAATCCTTTACAACAAGTACTAAGCTGGAAAACTGATATTATGCATCTCAAGGAAGTACCAAAGGGTGATTTTATTGGTTATGGTACTTCCTACTGTGCATCCCGTGACATGCAAATAGCGGTGATTCCAGTGGGATATGGAAATGGTTATGCACGTAGCC
Coding sequences:
- the alr gene encoding alanine racemase, yielding MQRHSSRIELSQSALQNNLDFIRRKAGNDTVISSVVKANAYGHGIQEIVPMAEKCGIRHFAVASSYEAEEVIDARTTDADIMIMGILYPEDLPWVIEQQIEFFVYDYNRLKRVIEVAEKIDEKAHIHLELETGGNRTGLKEDQLDAVIKQIKKHSDQLILEGVCTHYAGIESLSNQSRIQQQLKKFGGMVDYIQSSGINPRLQHTACSAAALAFPETVMDLVRIGTAQYGLWPSPDIYNLHLLEENKVSDNPLQQVLSWKTDIMHLKEVPKGDFIGYGTSYCASRDMQIAVIPVGYGNGYARSLSNRGHVLIRGERAPIVGSVNMNVFMVDVTDIENVQIRDEVVMIGSQEKNAITIKSFTEVSDAINNEFISRLPAAINRKVVS